TTTTTCCGATGTCGGATCCCTGCGCATCGTCATGCTCGGCGGCATGTCCATTGACGCCGGAACCTTCATCTATCCCCTGACCTTCACGCTGCGCGACATGGTCCACAAGACCATGGGCAAGCAGGGGGCGCGACTCATGATCGTCACAGCCGCGGCCTTCAATCTGCTCATGGCCGCCTATTTCTGGATGGTTTCCGTATTGCCGCCGGACATGGGCGTGGGCACGCAGGCAGAGTTCGGACAGGTGCTGGCCCCACTGTGGAGGCTTGTCTTCGCGTCCATCATCGCCGAAGTCATCTCCGAACTGACCGACACGGAAATCTACAGTCTGTGGAAGGAAAAGGTCACGGCCCGACACCAGTGGTCCAGGGTGCTGGTCAGCAACGCGGTCAGCATTCCGCTGGACAGCCTCATCTTCTGCTGGATCGCCTTCGGAGGCCTGTTCGAGGGGGCCGTGGTCTGGTCCATATTCTTCAGCAACACCCTGATCAAATTCGTCACCACCCTCGTCTCCCTGCCAGCCATCTACCTGGTCAAGGAAAAGGACAGCAACTCCGACGTCGCAAACCACTGCTGACCGCAGCGGCACACCAAAATCGAGTACTCGAATACTCCTGAAAGCCGGGCAACCGGCTTTTTTTCATCCTCTTTTCTGTAGCGATCAGGCATTCATGCCCGTCAGCAAAATGCGTTTGAGAAGAGTATTTCCTCTTAAAAAACGCTGGATTTATCTTGTTCAATTCGTATATGCATACAGGTGATATCCCCTTGATTCCAGCCACCACATCAACCCATTCCCAGCGCGGAAGGAGAACCGAATGAAGCTGTCCATTCGAAAAAAGCTTCTGTTGGCCTTCACCATCACCATCCTGACCTCGATCCTGATCATCTGTGTCGTATTGGGACTCCAGATTAGGGATTCGTCCATCACCACGTTTCACGATTCGGCTGGCAAGGAATTGTCCCAGATTGACCGGGCCATCGGCATCTTTGTCGACAAGGCGCTGAAGATGACGACCATGATCGCCCGCGACGCTCTGGTGCGCCAAGCCGATGAATCCCTGCACAGCTATGTGAACGAGACCGTGAAGAAAGCGCCCAAGGACATCGACCGCAGTCCACTGGAAGATCAAATGGCGCAGTTTTTCAAAAACATTCACGTCTCGCATCCTGAATACGTCGAAGTATTCATCGGCACCAAATGGGGAGGCTTCGTCTCTTCAGGAGAGAGCGAGATGCCGCCCGGTTACGATCCGCGAAAACGACCTTGGTACACCACGGCCATGGCAACACCTGACAAGGCTTCCATTTCTCCCGCCTACCTGTCGACTACCGGCGAGGCGGTCATCAGCAACATGTTCCCCATCACCTCCGATGGCGGAGAGATCATCGGCTGTACGGGACTGGACGTGGGGCTTGGGGTGCTGACCGAATTGATCGAAAAATCTCCAATGGGCCAGACCGGATACGTGATCCTCGTGCAGGACGACGGGACAATCCTGGCAAATCCCAGGCATGAAAATCTCAATTTCAAGAAAATGAACGAAAGCGACGTCCCGGCCCTGGCACAACTGGACACGATAGACCAGGGAGGAATGGACGTGCGCATGGACGATAAGGACTGGTTTGCCCAGGTGCACACCATCGAGGGCCTGGGCTGGAAGCTCATCGGAGTCATCGAAAAAGAGGAGGTCATGACCGGATTCAACGCCATGCTGCGCAAGATGGCGATCATGGCAGTGATCCTCGTGGCTATATTCCTGACCTTGGCCGCATTCTTCGCCAACTCCATGGCCAGACCCGTCATCAACGCCACCGGCATGCTCAAGGATGTGGCCGAGGGAGAAGGAGACCTGACCCGCAAGCTCGAAGTGACATCAAGCGATGAGATCGGCGAGATGGCCCGCTGGTTCAACACCTTTCTGGACAAGCTGCGTGCCATAATCAGCGAGGTCATTTCAAACGGCGGCAGCCTGAACAACGCTTCGGACCGTCTGCTGTCCATCTCCCAGGCCCTTACCTCCGGCGCGAACGAGGCGGCCCGCAAGGCCGAATCCGTGGCCTCCGCAACCCTGGACCTCAACTCCAGGTTCAGCAGCGTGGCCGCCGCCATGGAGCAGACCACCCAGAACACCAACATGGTAGCCACGGCCACCGAAGAAATGGCCGTAACCATAACCGAGATCGCTTCCAACACCGAGAAGGCCAGAACGGTTGCCGGAAGGGCAATGACCGAAGCCGACGCCGCCACTGCCGCCATGAGCGCACTGGGTGATGCGGCCATGGATATCGGCAAGGTTACCGCGATCATCACCGAGATTTCGGATCAGACCAACCTGCTGGCCCTTAATGCCACCATCGAGGCCGCAAGGGCTGGAGAGGCTGGCCGCGGATTCGCGGTTGTCGCCAACGAAATCAAGGAACTGGCCAAGCAAACCGCCACGGCCACCGAAGAAATCAAGGAGCGTATCGTCGAGGTACAAGGAACCTCCAAGACGACCGAAGGCCAGATTGTCACCATTTCCAAGATCATCGAGGAAATCAACAGCATCATCGCCAGCGTGGCGGCCGCCATTGAAGAGCAGTCCGTGGCCACGCGCGACATCGCCGGCAACGTGGCCCAGGCTTCGCAGGGGTTGCAGGAAATCAACGTGAACGTTGCCCAGAGTTCGGCGGTCATCAAGGATATTTCGGACGAAATCGCAGACGTGAACAGCGCGGCAGAAAGCACCAACCAGAACACGGCGGAAGTGGCCCGTAACGCTGAAGAACTTCGCCGGCTGGCCTCCAATCTCTTCAGTCTTCTCGGACGGTTCCGGACTTGAAGGCGCCCTGACAAAAAAAAGAAGCCGTCTTCCTTACGCCAAAAAAAAGCCATGAAAAAACGCCCCGCATCGCAGGGCGTTTTTTTATGGTCCAAAGAATCGCGAGATCTTGAAAAACTAGAACTTGTAACCAACGGACAGACCGACCATGTGTGCGTCGGCATTGTCGATTTCACCTTCAAGCACGCCATCGGCGAGTCTGGCATCAATGTCGCGATCCATGATCATCAGATAGGTGTAGTTCACGTCCACAACCCAGTTGTCCCAATGAAAACCAAGACCACCGTTGAGCAGATGGCGATCGTTGGCTGGGACAAGGTAGTCGATGGTTTCGTCCTGTACGGGTGACTGGTCGTAAACGTAACCAGCACGCAGATCGAGCCAATCCAAAGCGGCGTATTCCACGCCAATGTTGAAACGCCACACATCGTCCCAATTCTTAGGCGACGTAGTCTGAGTGGTCACGCCATCTGCAGTGATGACAGGATCACCATAGTCGATGGTCAGTTCATTATATTTGCTCCACATTGTGTATACGGCGCCAACTTCAACGCTCAATTTTTCTACAGGATATAGAGCAATTCCAAATGCAAATGAATCTGGCAACTGCACAGTACCGCTAACAGAAGTATCTTTGAAAAAACCGCCACCAGTGAGAGCGGGATTTATATCTGAAAAATCTGCTTCGCCTGTAACCTTCATTGTCACGGGGCTTCTATAGGAAAGACCAACTTTAGCGTATTGACAAGGCTTGTAGTGCAAGGCCATGTTGAATCCATATCCCATCCCGTCTGCTTCCAGATGAGCATCACCTTCTGAAAAAGCTGGATTGATCATTGCCAAATTTAACTTCTTTTTCAAAGAAAAATTCAAATACGTGGCGTCCACGCCAAAGGCGGCGGAAAATTTGTCCGAAAATTTCAGTGCTACGTTCGGATTGATGGACATGGATTCGATGATGGCTTCATAAGAGTTGTAACGCCCAGACCAATCCTCATCGAAGACCGAACCCAAGCCAAACCGGGAAAAAGTGCCCAATCCGATGGTATATCGGTCATTGACCTTCCAGGTTGCATAAAAATGCGGAGGAATCCAGAGTGAATCCTCATCTGAAGAGGTCCAATTGTCATTGGTCCTGACATCAAGCACCGGATGAATGGCCGTAAACCCACCCAGAACCTGCAGTCCGTCAAGCTGGGTTATACCGGCAGGGTTTGAAGCAAGGGCTGATGGATCATCTGCCCGGCCTACCGTGGCACCGCCCAGGGCGTTGCCGCGAGCGCTCCATTCATAAATGCCGAATCCCGCCGCAAAGCTGAATTGCGCTGTTAGCAGCACCAGACACCAAGCCATGACCCACGATTTCAAAGTTTGCATCCATCCTCCCCTTTGTTGCACTGTTTTCGCTACAAGCGCAGCACTTTTAAGTGCACGCTCAATATATTTTTGCTAGAGCGCTAAATGAAGAAGGATACTGCGTCAAGAGTTTTGCAACATCCCGCCATTAAAGAGCATTGCCCGTATTCATTCTCATGATTGGCAGACCGGTAAAATTGAATGGGCGAGCAGGAATGAAGCGGAAAAATAGTGGACTGGTCAAAAGTGGCTGGTTACAAGACAGAAAAAAACAGGGGGAAAAGGCAAGTGGCCATAGGCAACAAAGAACGCATTCTGAAAACGGCCAAACGGCTTTTTGGGGAACTCGGGTACGCGGAAACGACCTACAAGCGCATTGCCCAAGAGGCGAGCATTGCCGACGGGCTCATCGCCCATCACTACGGGAGCAAGGAGAACCTGTTCCAGTTGGTGGAGATAGACATTCTGACGAACCTGCTGATCAAGATCGACGAGAGCCAGTACTATGCGTCCGACGGTCTGAGCGGCGTACTCAATTTTGCCAAATGCATCCTGAAGGCATCCACTGAACCCGAATCAGGATTCCTGACCCTGCTGCGCTGCTCCCCGTTTCTGGCCAATACCGTCGACGCGGACAATTCAGAAATCCTGGTTGTCTGCTCAAGAGTGGTGGACAAGATGCTTGAGTGTCTGCGCAAAGGCATCGAAGACGGCTCCATCCGCGCGGACCTGGAGCCCAATCTGGCCGCCAGCGTCATCTTCTCCACGGTCTTCGGCTCGACCCGCGCTCGCCTGCTGGCCAAGGAAAACATCCTGGGGCTTAATTTTTCAGCCGATTTTTATCCTGAAATCCTTCGGATTATCACCAGATATCTGGAGCCCATCGATAAGACCCTGGCACAAGGCTACGAATCATCGTCATCATCCGAGCTACCCTGAACCATGGCATAGGCAACCAGGCATCCGAGCAAAAATCCGCCAATCGTAATCCACCAGACCATTCCTGCCCCCTGTCGGCAATCAACCCAGATGAAAAGACCGGCCGCGCAACATCCATCCGCCTGCGACGGCCGTAAAAAAAACATTGGCCGCCCAGGCTGCCAGCATCGGTGGCACAAGGCCTTTTTCCCCGGCTGAGGCGCATAGCACGAACAATCCGTAATAACAGAATGTGGCCACCAGCCCGATGGGGATGATGACGAAAAGCGACCCGAAAAGGGACACCACGGCCAGGGCGATGAGCGCCATGACCAGAACCGAGGCGGCATAGGCCAGCTTCATGTGCCAGGCGGTCTGTAATCGCTCGATATTCGATCCGGAATCCTGCAGCCGTCTTATTTCGGCGCCCAGTTGCCAAAGCGGCAACGACTCGAGCCGGGTCTTGGGGTCGACGATCAGAAAGCTGCCCAGGTCGGTGCGCAGATCAAGCTCCATCTGCGCCGTTTTTTGCACCTCAAAGGAGGCGGGAAAAGTACGCGTCACGTCTGTCAGAAGCCAACCGGCGGCAGTCGATTTGAAGGTCCGGGCCTGCAGTATCTCTTCTATGCTCCCGGCGTCGTCATCTTCCAGGACATGCACCGTCAGCCTTGAACCCTGCCCAGCGGCCGGGGTCACCTCACCCATGTGCACGATGCGGTTGCCTTCACGGAACCAGATGTCAGAAAGCTGCCGTTTTTCAATCTGTCGGTTGCGCACCTCCTCGTTCCAGATCCGATCCGCCGCCCTGTGACCGCTCACGCCAAGCGCTTCGGAAAACAGGAGCTGCACCACGCAAAGGGCAAGGGCGTACCAGATCACGGACTTGGCCACCGCCCCCGGCGACACGGAGCAGGCCTCCAGGGCCAGCAACTCGCGGCTGCGCAGCATGAGGCCCATCTGCACCATGAGTGCGATCAGGAATACCGCCGGAAAAATCTGGGCCAGGATAAAGGGCGTGCGGTAGAGAAAATAGGCGCCGATGGAAGAAAACCCCACGCCCGCCTCCAGAAAATCATCCAGCCGGTCGAACAGATCGATGAAGACATAAATTCCAAGGCCGATGCCGCAGACGAGAAGCAAAAGAAAAAGATTTTGCCGCAGAATATAACGTGTCAGCAAATTCATGCGTCAGCCCCCTTCATGCCCAGGATTCTCAGCAACCAGAACCGGAACGCCCTGAAATTGACCTCCCTCTCCGTCGCGACCAGCCACATGCCTACCGCCGCAGCCAGCATGAAAACGATATTGGGCAACCACAAGGCCAGGGCCGGAACCAATACCCCGCTTTCAGCCAGGGACATGCCCCCGGACAAAAGCACATAATAGAGAAAAAAAGCCCCCAGACAGACGATGAGCCCGTACTGACGTTTCATGCCCTGAAAGAAAAATGCCAGCGGCAGTGCAAAAAATCCGAGCACGATGCAGGCTGCGGGGAGGGAAAAGCGCTTGTGCAGTTCAATCTCCACCCGACGCTGAAAATTGACACTCGTGTCCTGGAATCCGGCGTCCTTCAACGCCTGCAGATCCTTCCAGGACATCTCCTTGGGGGCCTTGTCCTTGAGTTCGAAACCTCCCAAAAGTCGCGTCATGTCCAAGGAAAGGATGTAGCTTTCAAAGCTGATGACGCTCAGCTCCCCGCCCTCCTCACGGTAGACATGCCCGTCCTCCAGGCGCACGAAGACCTGACCGAGTTCCGGGTCGGAATCGATCTGCCCCACGGGGGCGACAATCGTCGCGCGGGCCTTTGATCTTGAGCTGTCGAGAACGAAGACGTCAAGCAATGCGCCGCTGCCCGGGTCGGCCTGGCGGGCATAGACGGTCAGGCCGGGAAAGGAGGTATTGAAGACTCCGGGCTGCACGTTGACGGAAGTCTTGTGCCGGGCCAGTTCCACGACCGTCTGCCGGAAATTGTCCATGCCCCAGGATATGCCCGAGAGGGAAATCCACACCGTCAGCGCGGAACACAGCAGGCACAGGAGCATGGGCGCGGGCAAAAGAGGCCAGATGCTGACCCCTCCGGCGCGCAGTGAAATGAGCTCCCGGTCAGCCCCCATCCGCAGAAAAGTCAAAAAAAGACCGAGCATGCACGAAACCGGAATGAGCATGATCAGAAAAAAAGGGCTCAGGTAGGTAAAGAGCTTGACCAGATCAAAAAAAGTCACGCCCTGAGCCATGAACAGATCCCGCAGCTGCAGGAGGCGACCAAGCAGGATGAGACACAAAAAGCCTCCCAGACAGATGGAGGCAATGATCCCCATCTCCTTGAAAAGCTCCCGTTGCAGGAGAGGCACTCGAATCACCGGGACTCGGCCTCCTCACGGTAGAACCTCGCCAGAGCCAGCTCTTCCGGCGGGGTCAGATCGAACTGCATGCCCGCCTGGGCCGTGAGCTTCTTCAAATCGGGGTATTCGTGGCGACGCTCCTCGATCCAGGCAATGGCGTTGCGCAGGTTCTTGTCGCCGGGCATGATGGTTGTCATCAGGTTCTCCTTCAGGGGTTGTCCGTACCGACACGCCCATACAGGAAAGGCCCGCGAGGCACAATCGGATCAATTCCCGCGAAACGCCCCGAAGCGTGCGCTTTCGACACGCACCGCCTCTTCCCCTCGCCAGCGGAATCTGAGCGCGCCGTGATCGGCAGTGGTCAATACCTCAAGGCCCGCCCGCCTGCAGGCCCGCACTACGGAAGGGTGAGGAAAACCGAAACGGTTGCCCGGTCCGCAGGCAGCCACGGCCAAATTCGCCCCAACCTCGGCATAAAAACGCGGGTGCAGGCTCGATTTGGAGCCGTGATGGGGAAGCACCAGGACCTCGGCCGAAAGCGCCCGCCCCTGGCTTGTAAGCTGCTCAAGGGCGCGTTTTTCCAGATCGCCAGGCAGTAGGGCCAGCCCGCGCCCCTTCCAGACCAGACGCAGCACCAGCGAAGTGTCGTTGTCGGAACTGCCGGTCTCCGTGAAGGCAGGATGCAGCACTTCAAGATGCAGGTCGGGCTCTATGACAACATTGTCTCCGGCACGCAGCATTCGCACCGGCCATGGATTCTGATCCAGCCTGGCCACCAGCCGCCCCGAATCATTTGAGCTGTCCACAAGCCCGCTCCATCCGAACCAGCCCACATCAAAAGCCTCGAGAATGTAGAAAAGCCCCCGCAGGTGATCAGCATGGACATGGGACAAAAGCACCGCGTCCACCTGTGGAGGATGCATCCAGCTCAGCGCCGGCCCAACCACCGCACGCCCCGGATCATAGTCGGCGCTCCACCCTCCCCCGCCATCCACGAGGACTGTCCTTCCAGTCCTGCCGCGTACAAGGATCGCCTGACTCATCCCTGTATCAAGCACCGTCATTTCAACCTCGTCACGCAGTTGCCCACCCTCCTGCCACAATGACGGAACGGCCAGCAACGTCAGCCCAACTCCCAGAAACAGAAACGCCTTTGCCCGGGGCCGTGCAGCGTCCAGAAGCACGCTCCCCGCCACCAGCGCGACTCCGTACCCGACCACCTGCATTCCCGAAGGGCGCAGCACCGGCGTTACCGCAAGGTTGCCAGCCCCATCGAGAAACACCAGGCAGCGATCCAGAACGTCCACTCCCCAGGCCGCCGCGAAAAAGAATTTTTCGGCCAGAAACGAACACCATGGTGCCGCCGCAACCCCCAGAAAAGACAGGGGCAGCACTGCCAGACTGAGCACCGGCAGCCACAGGAGATTGAGCCACAGATGCGCCGTGACTTCGGAGAAATACAGAACCTGCGCAGGCAGGATGAAAAGATTGGCGCAGCATGTCACCGCCAAGGGTGTCAACAGCCAATGAAAGCTTCGCCAGAAGGCGCTTCGCTCACGTAAGGGAGCAAGCAGGGCCGCCGCCGCGGGCATGAAAAGGACGAGACCGGCGACGGCCAGCACGGAGAGCTGCAAGCTCAGATCGTGGACCGCTGCGGGATCGGCAATGGCCAGCACGGCCATGGCGGCAAAGAGTGCGTCCTGTGGATGCGACCTGGCTCCGATGAAGAGATGCAGGACCACGGCGGCAAGCATGACGAAAGCACGCAAAAGTGAGGGGGGAAAATCGCCGAGCCACAGATAGGCGACAACCGGCGGCAAAGCCAGAAGCGCGGCCAGTTTTCGGCGCGGGAGGAACAGGAGCAGCGTGGGGCAGACCCGACTCAAAACCCTGGCCGCGCCCAGGCCAAAGCTTGCGACCAGAGCCAGATGCAGCCCTGACAGAGCCAGGCTGTGGGACAGCCCGGCCCGACGGATGCGGTCCATGAAGGCGGTCCCAAGCAGCAGTCTGTCCCCGAAGAGAAGCGCCCTGACCGCCGCGCCGCCCTGCGTGTCCGGCACCAGCGTGCAGGCCAGATCCAGCAAGCGGCTTCTAAGACTGGTCCGCCCTTCACCCCAGATTACAGGAGCAGCGCCACGCGAATACGCCCGGTAACGAACATCCATGCGCATCCAGTATTCCTCGCTGGAGGAAAGGCCGAAATTGACCCTTGAGCGCAATTCACGAATGCGCAGATCGGCCGTGAATTCCCGGCCGATCTGCGGCACGAGGGGAGGATCCGTCCAGGTCCAGAGCAGTCGACCCGGCAGGGTCGCATTCATGTCCACCGCCGCCACATCGCGGACGAAAACACTGACCCTGCGCCCCGGATGCGTGCGCACCTCATCCACGACACCATGTATCCGCACCGGGGCGTTCCATACCACCGCCGTATCATGCTCTGCAGCGGGCGCACCCGCAAGCAACCCCAGGCAGAAGAATGTCGCCATGAGCACAAGGGTTCGACCGCGACGGGCAAATGCCAGCGCGGTCAATGCGCTGGCGATCGCGACTGGCAGGACATGGGCCCAGGCAAGAATTCCGCCGAGATAGCCCAGTACCCAGAGCTGCCAGGGAAGAGGGGGGATGGGTTTTTGAATGCGCGTTTGCTGAACCTCCTGACCAGCAAGGCTAGCAAATCGCGTTTCATGTGTCGTACGCAGAAGTCAGTATTATCGGCGACAAAGGACCAAGAAGGGCGTTGCCTCCCGGCCGCATCTCGGGCTATGCATACTCATGGGCCGACCCGATGTGTCCAAAGCCCATTCCAAAGACTTCAAGGAGCCCAAATGGAAGAGTTTTCAGTACTGCTTGTGGACGATGAGGAAGACTTCCTGCGCACGATCATCAAAAGACTGGCCAAGCGCGGCCTGAAGGTCCAGGGGGCGTCCCGGGGCGAGCAGGCGCTGGCCATGCTCGCCGAGGAACCACGCGACGTGGTTGTGCTCGATGTGAAGATGCCGGGCATGGACGGGCTGGAAGTGCTGAGAAGAATCAAGGCAGACTGGCCCAGCACCGAGGTCATCATGCTCACCGGTCACGCCAGCATCGACGCGGCCATGGAAGGGATGAACCGTGGAGCCTTCGACTATCTGATGAAGCCTGCCGATCTGGAAGACCTGCTCTACAAGCTTGAAGACGCGTATCGCAAAAAGAGCATCAACGACAGCCGTCAGGCCGCATCCACCACAAACAGCGATCCGGCCTAGGCCGGGCTCTTTTACAACAGGACTTGACGTGGCGCATTCCCGTCTCTTCTTCGATTCCAACGACTATACGCTGCTGCGCATCGTCAATGATGTTCTGGACCGCACGGCGCAGAACACCAATATCCGTTCCCTGCTCGATTCGTGCATGCATCCGCACGGCATCAAGGAAATGGCCGCGCCGCGCGTGCTCCGCATCGCCTATGCCATCGCGAGCCTCCTCGGTTCCCTGGAAGTGGGCATGTCCTCCGACCGGCTCAACGCATTGCGCGCACTCAAGGACGAGGTGCTGCTCGCGGGCAACGCCTATCTGCAGAAGAACACCTCACGGGTGCTCCTGCAGATCATGAAGGAGCTCATACGCCATCGGGAGGACGAGCACACCCAGCTGCGCCTCGCGCATGACTTTCGCATGGCCTCCTCCGGCAAGCCCCGCGTGGTCCGGGCCGAGCTCGACAAATACCACCTCCTGGAAATGCCCGAGGAGTGGAACCAGCTCGCCTTCGACCACCATGTCCACGACGCCAACACCAAGGGCCGCAAATCCCCGACCCACCTGGTCATGGACGCCTGGATCAAGGGCGTGCGTTTTCTGACCGTGGTCTACTACAACTATGTAGACGCCGAAGTGGCCGAGGAACTCCTGGAAGCGGGCTGCATACTGGGCATGCACATCCGCATCGGCATCGATGTTTCCTCCCGCTTTCGAGGCAAGTATGTACGCGTGATCTGGGAGCCCCAGAGCTACACCGATCCCAAATCCTTCCGCGCCTTTCTCGGAGAGCAGCCGGTCAAGGCCTTCATGAAGGAAGGGCGGATGGTTTCCGCCTATCAGCAGAAATACGTCTTCGAAGCCTTGCAGGCATACAACCGCATCCACCGTATCGAACTGGCCAAGGAGTATGGCCTTGAACTCGACATGCTCGACGAAAAGGCCTTCGCCACTTTCGTGGGCACGGGGCAGCCGTCCCTCCTGCATCTGGCCAAATACATTCAGAGCGGGATGCATCCCAAGCTCAAGCAGGCCGCGCAGGGCATGGCCCAGGAGTACGAAACCGCCACACCTAAGCGGCGCCAGGAGCTGGAGGAACATCTCAAGGCCCTGAACGCCATCGATTCGGAACTGCTCATCAACCGCTACCTGCAACCATGCCGCAACCCGGAGTTGCACGACCCGACCATTCCCCAGGATACTCCCGAAGTCCCGCCCCTGCTGCGCCTCAACATCGGAGAACTGCTGCCAAGGCTGGCCAAATTTCACTCCACGTCTCATTTCACGCTGAACCTGAGCAACCTCTCCACGGCCGATGCCCTGGAAATTCTGTACGACTGCCAGGGACACATCAGCAACATCGAGCTCTACAACCTCAAGGACGCGGCCAGAGGCAAATGGTCAATGCCCGTGTCGTCGCATCTGGTCTGTCCGGGCGACGTCGTGGATGCCATCAGCCCGGAACGTACGTGCGCCCAGATTGCGGAACTGCAAAAGGCTCTGAACGAAGACAACGTCATCGCCTTGAAACGCGCCATCCGTGCCGTGATATGGTCCTTCGAGGAAGATCGGCTGTCACTGGAAAACACTCTGGCCCATGCGCGAAACAAGAACGTGCTCTCGCATGCGACCGGGCTTGAACGAGAACGTCTGCTCATGGAGGCGCGCAAGAACAAGCTTCTCGACATTCTTTTCAACATCGAAACGTTCCACAAATACTACAAGAAGCGCCCCCTGGGCTCACGCATTGGAAGTGGTTCCACGGGCCAGTCGCGGCATCAGTTCGGAATGGGTGTGGTGGTGCTTGAAACTCTCCCCAAACGAGCCCAGAGAATCGCGCTGAATCAGTCTCAAAGGCAGCGCAAACAGCTCCCGGTCACCGCCAGGATGACGGTTCATTTCCGCACCCGCTGTCACACAAAAAAGGAAGATCCTTTTCTTTTGAGGCTGGCCCGGAGGATACCCGGAATGGAACTGGCCGGGTGCTGCCGGGAGCAGGAATGGTTTCTCGACAGCATCGACATCCATCCCAAGCGCCTGGGCAACATCGTCACCCTGGGCGGCGTGCAGCTAGAGCACGACAACGGACTACGCATCACCAAGAAAGATGGTTCCGACGACGAAAACCACATGTCCCTGAAGTACCTGAACACGGGGCTGAAGAACGTCCTCAAGATCCTGATCGGGTTCATTCCGGCCTTCCTGACCTTTGCCCTGACCAAGGACTGGTGGGTGCTGGCCTATTTCGGGGGGCTGATCTGGTTCGCCATCACCGGCGTGCGCAACATTCTGCAGGCAGTGCTCGGCGGGGGCGGCTTGACGCGCTCACCTCTTTTACAGTGGAACTCCCTGATCAGTTGGAGCCGCGTTGCCGACGATCTGCTCTACACAGGCTTCTCCGTCCCCCTGCTGGATCTTTTGGTCAAGACCATTATCCTGGATCGTGGTCTCGGCATCACCACGGCCACGGACCCGGTTTTGCTTTTTGCGTCCATGGCCCTGGCCAACGGCATCTACATCTCCAGCCACAATACCTTCCGCGGCCTGCCGCGTGCAGTGGTCCTGGCCAATTTCTTCCGCAGCATCCTGTCCATTCCGCTGGCCGTCCTCTTCAACAGCGGCATAGCCGGAAGCATGCACATGGCAGGACTGACCGGGGTGGAGCAGACGCTTCAGAAATGGGCCGCTATTATCTCAAAATTCGCCTCGGACTGCGTGGCCGCGGTCATCGAGGGCCTCGGCGACCGTCACAACAATGTGCGGGTGCGCCTGGCCGACTACCGTGCCAAACTCATCGCCATGTTCGACGCCTTTGCCCGTCTGGATGTCCTTTTCCCGGAAGAAGACGTGCTAGACATGCTCCAGTCCCCCAAAATGTTCATGGAGACCATTTCCTACGAAGCGCGCGACCTGGAAAAGGTGCTCATCGTCAACGCCCTCGACCTCATGTACTTCTGGCTCTACCAGCCCCGGGCCGCGAAGGCCCTCGAATTCATATCCCAGGACTTGAGCAAGGAGGAGTGGCTCATCTTTCTACGCTCCCAGTACGTGCTCAAGCGCTACCGCGAGATCAGCCAGATGTTCGTGGACGGACTGGTAG
The Deltaproteobacteria bacterium HGW-Deltaproteobacteria-18 genome window above contains:
- a CDS encoding methyl-accepting chemotaxis protein, whose product is MKLSIRKKLLLAFTITILTSILIICVVLGLQIRDSSITTFHDSAGKELSQIDRAIGIFVDKALKMTTMIARDALVRQADESLHSYVNETVKKAPKDIDRSPLEDQMAQFFKNIHVSHPEYVEVFIGTKWGGFVSSGESEMPPGYDPRKRPWYTTAMATPDKASISPAYLSTTGEAVISNMFPITSDGGEIIGCTGLDVGLGVLTELIEKSPMGQTGYVILVQDDGTILANPRHENLNFKKMNESDVPALAQLDTIDQGGMDVRMDDKDWFAQVHTIEGLGWKLIGVIEKEEVMTGFNAMLRKMAIMAVILVAIFLTLAAFFANSMARPVINATGMLKDVAEGEGDLTRKLEVTSSDEIGEMARWFNTFLDKLRAIISEVISNGGSLNNASDRLLSISQALTSGANEAARKAESVASATLDLNSRFSSVAAAMEQTTQNTNMVATATEEMAVTITEIASNTEKARTVAGRAMTEADAATAAMSALGDAAMDIGKVTAIITEISDQTNLLALNATIEAARAGEAGRGFAVVANEIKELAKQTATATEEIKERIVEVQGTSKTTEGQIVTISKIIEEINSIIASVAAAIEEQSVATRDIAGNVAQASQGLQEINVNVAQSSAVIKDISDEIADVNSAAESTNQNTAEVARNAEELRRLASNLFSLLGRFRT
- the lptF gene encoding LPS export ABC transporter permease LptF yields the protein MIRVPLLQRELFKEMGIIASICLGGFLCLILLGRLLQLRDLFMAQGVTFFDLVKLFTYLSPFFLIMLIPVSCMLGLFLTFLRMGADRELISLRAGGVSIWPLLPAPMLLCLLCSALTVWISLSGISWGMDNFRQTVVELARHKTSVNVQPGVFNTSFPGLTVYARQADPGSGALLDVFVLDSSRSKARATIVAPVGQIDSDPELGQVFVRLEDGHVYREEGGELSVISFESYILSLDMTRLLGGFELKDKAPKEMSWKDLQALKDAGFQDTSVNFQRRVEIELHKRFSLPAACIVLGFFALPLAFFFQGMKRQYGLIVCLGAFFLYYVLLSGGMSLAESGVLVPALALWLPNIVFMLAAAVGMWLVATEREVNFRAFRFWLLRILGMKGADA
- a CDS encoding TetR/AcrR family transcriptional regulator, which translates into the protein MVDWSKVAGYKTEKNRGKRQVAIGNKERILKTAKRLFGELGYAETTYKRIAQEASIADGLIAHHYGSKENLFQLVEIDILTNLLIKIDESQYYASDGLSGVLNFAKCILKASTEPESGFLTLLRCSPFLANTVDADNSEILVVCSRVVDKMLECLRKGIEDGSIRADLEPNLAASVIFSTVFGSTRARLLAKENILGLNFSADFYPEILRIITRYLEPIDKTLAQGYESSSSSELP
- a CDS encoding LPS export ABC transporter permease LptG, with product MNLLTRYILRQNLFLLLLVCGIGLGIYVFIDLFDRLDDFLEAGVGFSSIGAYFLYRTPFILAQIFPAVFLIALMVQMGLMLRSRELLALEACSVSPGAVAKSVIWYALALCVVQLLFSEALGVSGHRAADRIWNEEVRNRQIEKRQLSDIWFREGNRIVHMGEVTPAAGQGSRLTVHVLEDDDAGSIEEILQARTFKSTAAGWLLTDVTRTFPASFEVQKTAQMELDLRTDLGSFLIVDPKTRLESLPLWQLGAEIRRLQDSGSNIERLQTAWHMKLAYAASVLVMALIALAVVSLFGSLFVIIPIGLVATFCYYGLFVLCASAGEKGLVPPMLAAWAANVFFTAVAGGWMLRGRSFHLG
- a CDS encoding transporter gives rise to the protein MQTLKSWVMAWCLVLLTAQFSFAAGFGIYEWSARGNALGGATVGRADDPSALASNPAGITQLDGLQVLGGFTAIHPVLDVRTNDNWTSSDEDSLWIPPHFYATWKVNDRYTIGLGTFSRFGLGSVFDEDWSGRYNSYEAIIESMSINPNVALKFSDKFSAAFGVDATYLNFSLKKKLNLAMINPAFSEGDAHLEADGMGYGFNMALHYKPCQYAKVGLSYRSPVTMKVTGEADFSDINPALTGGGFFKDTSVSGTVQLPDSFAFGIALYPVEKLSVEVGAVYTMWSKYNELTIDYGDPVITADGVTTQTTSPKNWDDVWRFNIGVEYAALDWLDLRAGYVYDQSPVQDETIDYLVPANDRHLLNGGLGFHWDNWVVDVNYTYLMIMDRDIDARLADGVLEGEIDNADAHMVGLSVGYKF